Proteins from a single region of Macrotis lagotis isolate mMagLag1 chromosome 2, bilby.v1.9.chrom.fasta, whole genome shotgun sequence:
- the TTLL12 gene encoding tubulin--tyrosine ligase-like protein 12 isoform X3: MFGIMQVEEVEEDEEADEEMQEELKKKPNPGNELCYKVIVTNENGLRANDPNSIFLIDHAWTYRIEHARQQLMQVPGLLHRMANLMGIEFHGEIPDEGSVELVLEEMWKYNQTYQLSQGSAEEKVPVWYIMDEFGSRIQHSDVPSFATAPLFYMPQQLAYTVLWPLRDLETGEEVTRDFAYGEMDQLIRKCVLLPWVPADMVDISSSTPEPSEEHYQAILEENKEKLPIGISPPVYPKDHIFRVYTDLQQVLNNLTHPQFQFTTSEAEADILYNFSHFKDYRKFSEERPHVMLSQFPCENLLTVKDCLASISRRAGGPEGPPWLPRTFNLRTELPQFISYFQQRERREEDNHWICKPWNLARSLDTHVTNSLHNIIRLRESAPKVVSKYIESPVLFQREDVGMVKFDIRYIVLLRSVRPLRLYAYDVFWLRFSNRAFALNDLDDYEKHFTVMNYNPDVPLKQVHYDEFIPLFEKQYPEYPWKNVQAEIFKAFAELFQAATAKPAPLGVCDYPASRAVYAIDLMLKWDHTPPPDSKKIMQPQILEVNFNPDCERACKYHPSFFNDIFSVLFLDETKNCHVTSII, encoded by the exons caTATTTCTTATTGACCACGCCTGGACATACCGCATAGAACATGCCCGCCAGCAGCTGATGCAGGTTCCAGGGCTGCTCCACCGAATGGCCAACCTGATGGGGATTGAGTTTCATGGGGAAATTCCAGATGAGGGCTCTGTGGAGCTTGTTTTGGAAGAAATGTGGAAGTACAACCAGACTTACCAGCTCTCTCAAGGG AGTGCAGAGGAAAAGGTTCCTGTATGGTATATCATGGATGAATTTGGCTCTAGAATTCAACACTCGGATGTCCCAAGCTTTGCTACAGCACCTTTATTTTACATGCCTCAGCAGCTCGCCTACACAGTTCTTTGGCCCCTTAGAGACCTTGAAACAGGTG AGGAGGTGACCCGGGACTTTGCCTATGGAGAAATGGACCAGCTGATCCGCAAATGTGTGTTGTTGCCGTGGGTTCCTGCAGACATGGTGGACATCAGTTCCTCTACACCAGAGCCATCAGAGGAACACTACCAG GCCATTTTAGAGGAAAACAAAGAGAAGCTTCCCATTGGGATAAGTCCACCAGTTTATCCCAAAGACCATATATTCAG GGTTTACACAGATCTCCAGCAGGTGCTCAACAACCTCACCCATCCCCAGTTTCAATTTACCACCTCGGAGGCTGAGGCGGACATCCTGTACAACTTCTCACATTTCAAAGACTACAG GAAATTCAGTGAAGAGAGGCCTCATGTGATGCTCAGTCAATTCCCTTGCGAAAACCTCCTAACAGTGAAGGACTGCCTTGCCTCCATCTCCAGGAGAGCTGGGGGACCTGAGGGTCCCCCGTGGTTGCCTAGGACCTTCAACCTCCGAACAGAATTGCCCCAGTTCATCAGCTACTTTCAGCAAAGAGAAAGAAG GGAAGAAGACAATCATTGGATTTGCAAACCATGGAACTTAGCTCGAAGCCTAGACACTCATGTCACTAACAGCCTCCACAATATCATCCGGCTCCGGGAGAGTGCGCCAAAG GTGGTCTCCAAGTACATAGAGAGTCCCGTCTTATTCCAGCGAGAAGATGTAGGAATGGTCAAATTTGACATCCGCTACATTGTGCTGCTGCGCTCTGTCAGGCCCCTGAGACTCTATGCCTATGACGTGTTCTGGCTGCGCTTCTCCAACCG GGCTTTTGCACTCAACGATTTGGATGACTATGAGAAGCACTTTACTGTGATGAACTATAACCCAGACGTGCCTCTGAAGCAG GTTCACTATGATGAATTCATTCCTCTGTTTGAGAAGCAGTACCCAGAATATCCATGGAAGAATGTGCAG GCTGAGATCTTCAAGGCTTTTGCCGAGTTATTCCAGGCCGCCACTGCCAAGCCTGCACCCCTCGGGGTCTGTGACTACCCTGCATCAAGAGCCGTGTATGCCATTGACCTCATGCTGAAGTGGGACCACACTCCTCCTCCTGACA GCAAGAAAATCATGCAGCCCCAGATCCTTGAGGTGAACTTCAACCCAGACTGTGAGAGAGCCTGCAAGTACCACCCAAGCTTCTTCAATGACATCTTCAGCGTCTTGTTCCTGGATGAGACAAAGAACTGTCATGTGACCTCCATCATCTAG